In one Aeromicrobium wangtongii genomic region, the following are encoded:
- the ndk gene encoding nucleoside-diphosphate kinase, whose translation MAQRTLVLIKPDAVRRGLVGQILSRYEEKGLTLVAMEQRTIDAAMADAHYAEHVEKPWYPPLREFATSGPLVALVLEGDEAISVVRRLNGATDGRQAEPGTIRGDMSLSNRENMVHASDSEESSARETALWFPDL comes from the coding sequence ATGGCCCAACGCACACTCGTCCTGATCAAGCCCGATGCCGTCCGTCGTGGACTCGTGGGGCAGATCCTGTCCCGGTACGAGGAGAAGGGCCTGACGCTCGTCGCGATGGAGCAGCGCACGATCGACGCTGCCATGGCGGACGCCCACTACGCCGAGCACGTCGAGAAGCCCTGGTACCCGCCGCTGCGCGAGTTCGCGACGTCCGGACCGCTGGTGGCGCTCGTGCTCGAGGGTGACGAGGCGATCTCGGTCGTCCGCCGGCTGAACGGCGCGACCGACGGACGCCAGGCGGAGCCCGGCACGATCCGCGGCGACATGTCGCTGTCCAACCGCGAGAACATGGTCCACGCCTCGGACTCCGAGGAGTCGTCCGCCCGCGAGACCGCCCTCTGGTTCCCCGACCTTTGA
- a CDS encoding TIGR03960 family B12-binding radical SAM protein yields MPVDSLFPRLEPLLPSVGKPIQYVGGELNATSKDWDVAEVRWALMYPDAYEVGLPNQGVQILYEVLNERDWILAERTYAVFSDMEKVMRANDIPQFTVDAHRPVRAFDLMGISFSTELGYTNFLTAIDLAGMPLHAVDRGDDDPIVIAGGHSAFNPEPIADFIDAAVLGDGEEIVLAISAVVREWKAEGRPGGRDEVLLRLAKSGGVYVPKFYDVSYLPDGGIQSVVPNRPGVPWRVAKHTLMDLDAWPYPKNPLVPLAETVHERFSVEIFRGCTRGCRFCQAGMITRPVRERSIEGIGQMVQNGLEKTGFEEVGLLSLSSADHTEIGEVAKQLGDRYEGTNTSLSLPSTRVDAFNITLANEFSRNGRRSGLTFAPEGGSDRLRKVINKMVSEDDLIQTVAAAYSHGWRQVKLYFMCGLPTETDEDVMQIGELAKRVIQTGREVSGRHDIRCTVSIGGFVPKPHTPFQWASQLDHETTDDRLQKLRDFVRADKRYGKAIGFRYHDGKPGIIEGLLSRGDRRVGRVIEAVWRDGGRFDGWSEHFSYERWADKTAEALADEPVDLDWYTTREREYGEVLPWDHLDAGLDRDWLWEDWQDAIDPNGAIEVEDCRWTPCFDCGVCPQMDTEIQIGPTGRNLLPLSVV; encoded by the coding sequence ATGCCTGTCGACTCGTTGTTCCCGCGCCTGGAGCCCCTTCTCCCGTCCGTCGGGAAGCCCATCCAGTACGTCGGTGGTGAGCTCAACGCCACCAGCAAGGACTGGGACGTGGCCGAGGTCCGCTGGGCGCTGATGTACCCCGACGCATACGAGGTCGGCCTGCCGAACCAGGGCGTCCAGATCCTGTACGAGGTCCTCAACGAGCGCGACTGGATCCTGGCCGAGCGCACCTACGCGGTCTTCTCCGACATGGAGAAGGTCATGCGCGCCAACGACATCCCGCAGTTCACCGTCGACGCGCACCGCCCGGTCCGCGCCTTCGACCTGATGGGCATCTCGTTCTCGACCGAGCTGGGCTACACCAACTTCCTGACCGCGATCGACCTGGCCGGCATGCCGTTGCACGCAGTCGACCGCGGCGACGACGACCCGATCGTGATCGCCGGCGGGCACTCGGCATTCAACCCCGAGCCCATCGCCGACTTCATCGACGCCGCCGTGCTCGGCGACGGCGAGGAGATCGTGCTGGCCATCAGCGCGGTCGTGCGCGAGTGGAAGGCCGAGGGACGCCCCGGCGGCCGCGACGAGGTGCTCCTGCGGCTGGCCAAGTCCGGCGGTGTCTACGTGCCGAAGTTCTACGACGTGAGCTACCTGCCCGACGGCGGCATCCAGAGCGTCGTGCCCAACCGTCCCGGCGTCCCGTGGCGCGTCGCCAAGCACACGCTGATGGACCTGGACGCCTGGCCGTACCCGAAGAATCCCCTCGTGCCGCTGGCCGAGACGGTCCACGAGCGGTTCAGCGTCGAGATCTTCCGCGGCTGCACGCGCGGCTGCCGGTTCTGCCAGGCCGGGATGATCACCCGCCCGGTGCGCGAGCGCTCGATCGAGGGCATCGGCCAGATGGTGCAGAACGGCCTGGAAAAGACCGGCTTCGAGGAGGTCGGCCTGCTGAGCCTGTCCAGTGCCGACCACACCGAGATCGGCGAGGTCGCCAAGCAGCTCGGTGACCGCTACGAGGGCACCAACACGTCGCTGTCGCTGCCGTCGACGCGCGTCGACGCCTTCAACATCACGCTGGCCAACGAGTTCAGCCGCAACGGCCGGCGCTCCGGCCTGACGTTCGCCCCCGAGGGCGGCAGCGACCGGCTGCGCAAGGTCATCAACAAGATGGTCTCCGAGGACGACCTGATCCAGACGGTCGCCGCGGCGTACTCGCACGGCTGGCGCCAGGTGAAGCTGTACTTCATGTGCGGTCTGCCCACCGAGACCGACGAGGACGTCATGCAGATCGGCGAGCTGGCCAAGCGCGTCATCCAGACCGGGCGCGAGGTCTCCGGCCGCCACGACATCCGGTGCACCGTGTCGATCGGCGGATTCGTGCCCAAGCCGCACACCCCGTTCCAGTGGGCCTCGCAGCTCGACCACGAGACGACCGACGACCGGCTGCAGAAGCTGCGCGACTTCGTCCGCGCCGACAAGCGCTACGGCAAGGCCATCGGCTTCCGCTACCACGACGGCAAGCCCGGAATCATCGAAGGACTCCTGTCCCGCGGTGACCGCCGCGTCGGCCGGGTCATCGAGGCGGTGTGGCGCGACGGAGGACGCTTCGACGGCTGGAGCGAGCACTTCTCGTACGAGCGCTGGGCCGACAAGACCGCCGAGGCGCTGGCCGACGAGCCGGTCGACCTGGACTGGTACACGACCCGCGAGCGCGAGTACGGCGAGGTGCTGCCCTGGGACCACCTGGACGCGGGCCTGGACCGTGACTGGCTGTGGGAGGACTGGCAGGACGCGATCGACCCGAACGGCGCGATCGAGGTCGAGGACTGCCGCTGGACGCCGTGCTTCGACTGCGGCGTCTGCCCGCAGATGGACACGGAGATCCAGATCGGCCCCACGGGCCGCAACCTGCTGCCGCTCAGCGTCGTCTGA
- a CDS encoding MFS transporter, whose protein sequence is MTTSPPQPSAGGRLLVGAAIVLLAANLRVAVASVGVVLEQLRDDLGMSATVGGILTTLPVVCFAVFGVGSAAAVRRLGLHHAATLVLAMILVGLVVRSVVHDGTVFILCSVVALAGAAVGNVILPPLVKAHFPDRIPLVSSLYGAALMAGASTASIATVPLSDAFGGWRPGIGLWAALAAIALVPWLLMLRRDVHAGPPSTERLPLRAIARSPVAWSMVLLFTSQSAGAYAQFGWFAEMLTDSGVSDGYAGTLLGVISGVGIPLTLALPWLIGRIGDRPYLPWAFSAVTVSGWLGVLLAPSTVPWLWAVLLGLGGGAFTWTLTMIARRTRTTAGTAALSVATQGFGYLIAGLGPFGVGALHDLTGSWDASLIGLIVLGGLIAVFGTVVARPVMLEDTLAGAPRTPDRA, encoded by the coding sequence GTGACGACCTCTCCCCCGCAGCCCTCCGCAGGCGGCCGCCTGCTGGTCGGCGCCGCGATCGTCCTGCTCGCGGCGAACCTGCGGGTCGCGGTCGCCAGCGTCGGCGTGGTCCTGGAGCAACTGCGCGACGACCTGGGCATGAGCGCGACCGTCGGCGGCATCCTGACGACCCTGCCGGTCGTGTGCTTCGCCGTCTTCGGCGTCGGATCGGCCGCCGCGGTCCGCCGACTGGGGCTGCACCACGCGGCGACGCTCGTGCTGGCGATGATCCTGGTGGGACTGGTGGTGCGCTCGGTCGTCCACGACGGGACCGTGTTCATCCTGTGCAGCGTCGTGGCGCTGGCCGGCGCCGCGGTGGGCAACGTGATCCTCCCGCCGCTGGTCAAGGCGCACTTCCCCGACCGCATCCCCCTGGTCAGCTCGCTGTACGGGGCGGCCCTCATGGCGGGGGCCTCCACGGCGTCGATCGCGACCGTCCCCCTGTCGGACGCCTTCGGGGGCTGGCGACCGGGCATCGGTCTGTGGGCCGCCCTGGCCGCGATCGCCCTGGTTCCGTGGCTCCTGATGCTGCGACGCGATGTGCATGCCGGGCCGCCCTCGACCGAACGGTTGCCGCTGCGCGCCATCGCCCGCTCGCCGGTGGCGTGGTCGATGGTGCTGCTGTTCACCTCGCAGTCCGCGGGCGCCTACGCCCAGTTCGGCTGGTTCGCCGAGATGCTCACCGACAGCGGGGTCTCGGACGGCTACGCCGGCACCCTGCTGGGGGTCATCAGCGGCGTGGGGATTCCGTTGACGCTGGCGCTGCCCTGGCTGATCGGACGCATCGGCGACCGCCCGTACCTGCCCTGGGCGTTCTCCGCGGTGACCGTGTCCGGCTGGCTGGGGGTGCTGCTGGCGCCCTCGACGGTTCCGTGGCTGTGGGCGGTGCTGCTGGGCCTGGGGGGCGGCGCGTTCACGTGGACCCTGACGATGATCGCCCGGCGCACCCGCACGACGGCCGGCACCGCCGCCCTGTCGGTCGCGACCCAGGGCTTCGGCTACCTGATCGCAGGGCTCGGGCCGTTCGGGGTGGGCGCGCTGCACGACCTGACCGGCTCCTGGGACGCCTCCCTCATCGGGCTGATCGTGCTGGGTGGGCTCATCGCGGTGTTCGGGACGGTGGTGGCCCGGCCGGTCATGCTCGAGGACACGCTGGCCGGCGCACCGAGGACACCGGACCGGGCCTGA
- a CDS encoding TIGR03936 family radical SAM-associated protein, producing the protein MTTLEGTPNPEAPNPQLPIVQKLRIRYAKRGRLRFTSHRDFARAFERAVRRAGIPIGFSSGFTPHPKISYANASPTGAASEAEYLEIGMTSPCDADEVRRLLDEALPPGLDIVDVVVARPGALADRLEGSEWQIVLPGVTGEHAQSAVDGFLSADEVLIERMMKKGLRTLDCRAAVLRLSARSGETQAGACAILDVVVRHDTPSIRPDDVLAGLRSSGGLELEQTPIATRLAQGPLDPEEGSVGDPLAFDRDAS; encoded by the coding sequence GTGACGACCCTCGAGGGAACCCCGAATCCCGAAGCACCGAACCCGCAGCTGCCGATCGTGCAGAAGCTGCGCATCCGTTACGCCAAGCGCGGTCGCCTCCGGTTCACCAGCCACCGCGACTTCGCCCGCGCGTTCGAGCGGGCGGTCCGCCGCGCCGGCATCCCGATCGGCTTCTCGTCGGGCTTCACCCCGCACCCCAAGATCTCGTACGCGAACGCCTCGCCCACCGGTGCGGCCAGCGAGGCGGAGTACCTGGAGATCGGCATGACCAGCCCGTGCGACGCCGACGAGGTCCGCCGGCTGCTCGACGAGGCCCTGCCCCCCGGCCTGGACATCGTCGACGTCGTGGTCGCGCGGCCGGGAGCGCTTGCGGACCGGCTGGAGGGCAGCGAGTGGCAGATCGTCCTGCCCGGTGTCACCGGCGAGCACGCGCAGTCCGCGGTCGACGGGTTCCTGTCCGCGGACGAGGTCCTGATCGAGCGGATGATGAAGAAAGGGCTCCGGACGCTCGACTGCCGCGCCGCGGTGCTGCGACTGTCTGCGCGTTCTGGCGAGACTCAGGCAGGGGCATGTGCGATACTGGACGTGGTCGTGCGACACGACACACCGTCGATACGACCAGACGACGTTCTTGCCGGACTCCGGTCCAGCGGGGGCCTCGAGCTCGAGCAGACGCCCATCGCGACTCGCTTGGCCCAAGGTCCTCTCGACCCGGAAGAAGGCTCGGTAGGCGATCCACTTGCCTTCGACCGCGACGCATCCTGA
- a CDS encoding Rne/Rng family ribonuclease, with product MLDDNETQNDSTPEAPRTRRRAAGRPAGPPAAVSFAAPVAPPAKRAAKKAAAEPADDDVVEVRVKKAPAKRPAKKAAAKPEPETLPLDQDEADEPEAEHAPAPTTPAPGATAAMFQAPEPGLAPARPKPVEVDESSVDDADDGDSDDEEDPDAPRRRRRSRGGRRRRKGETDTDTDESSEDDSDETEDDGNGGTRRRRRRARAGEGADTQPDDPENTVVRVRNGRSAEDEITGVQGSTRLEAKKQRRREGREAGRRRAPIVSEAEFLARRESVKREMVVRQRDDYTQIAVIEDNVLVEHYVARESQTSIIGNVYLGKVQNVLPSMEAAFVDIGAGRNAVLYAGEVDWTTLGNGKARKIEDALSPGQTILVQVSKDPIGQKGARLTSQVSLPGRFLVLVPGGQTSGISRKLPENERTRLKTLLKEVLPENTGVIVRTAAEGATEEQLTRDVTALSARWEVIEGKVAAGNAPELLYSEPDLMIKVVRDLFNEDFHGLVVEGDDAWDMIKGYIDHVAPDLADRVKRWDNPEVDAFTSYRLDEQIHKALDRKVFLPSGGSLVIDRTEAMTVVDVNTGKYTGSGGNLEETVTKNNLEAAEEVVRQLRLRDIGGIIVVDFIDMVLESNRDLVLRRLVECLGRDRTRHQVAEVTSLGLVQMTRKRIGTGLLESFSHECEHCHGRGVVIQDVPVEPKRDEPRRGSRGGRGGNGGGGRGTSGSNNNGGGNRGGGPKPEEPKADQPKAEQPAVEQPAVEQPKAEVPKPEVPKPAAVEQSKQTEPTSQDAPVAAPVAPAAEAPAPEPAAQPEASAPAEKPATTRRTTRKRGSATKPAGPPAPPESRPLDGGGNGGDDPVLTSEGQAP from the coding sequence ATGCTCGACGACAACGAGACACAGAACGACAGCACCCCCGAAGCGCCGCGCACTCGTCGCAGGGCCGCCGGACGGCCTGCAGGCCCGCCGGCGGCGGTGAGCTTCGCGGCGCCGGTCGCCCCGCCGGCCAAGCGCGCGGCGAAGAAGGCCGCCGCCGAGCCGGCTGACGACGACGTCGTCGAGGTCCGGGTCAAGAAGGCCCCGGCCAAGCGTCCGGCCAAGAAGGCCGCCGCGAAGCCTGAGCCCGAGACGCTGCCGCTGGACCAGGACGAGGCGGACGAGCCCGAGGCAGAACACGCCCCGGCGCCCACGACGCCCGCCCCGGGGGCGACCGCTGCGATGTTCCAGGCCCCCGAGCCCGGTCTCGCCCCGGCCCGTCCCAAGCCCGTCGAGGTCGACGAGAGCAGCGTCGATGACGCCGATGACGGCGACAGCGACGACGAGGAGGACCCGGACGCGCCGCGTCGCCGCCGCCGCAGCCGTGGCGGCCGCCGCCGGCGCAAGGGCGAGACGGACACCGACACCGACGAGTCGTCCGAGGACGACAGCGACGAGACCGAGGACGACGGCAACGGCGGCACCCGCCGGCGCCGCCGCCGGGCCCGTGCCGGCGAGGGCGCCGACACGCAGCCCGATGACCCCGAGAACACCGTGGTGCGCGTCCGCAACGGCCGCAGCGCCGAGGACGAGATCACCGGCGTGCAGGGCTCGACGCGCCTCGAGGCCAAGAAGCAGCGCCGCCGCGAGGGCCGCGAGGCCGGCCGTCGCCGCGCCCCGATCGTGTCGGAGGCCGAGTTCCTGGCCCGCCGCGAGTCGGTCAAGCGCGAGATGGTCGTGCGTCAGCGCGACGACTACACGCAGATCGCCGTCATCGAGGACAACGTCCTGGTCGAGCACTACGTCGCCCGCGAGTCGCAGACCTCGATCATCGGCAACGTGTACCTGGGCAAGGTCCAGAACGTCCTGCCGAGCATGGAGGCCGCCTTCGTCGACATCGGCGCCGGGCGCAATGCCGTGCTCTACGCGGGTGAGGTCGACTGGACGACGCTCGGCAACGGCAAGGCCCGCAAGATCGAGGACGCGCTGTCGCCCGGCCAGACCATCTTGGTGCAGGTCAGCAAGGACCCGATCGGTCAGAAGGGTGCCCGTCTGACCAGCCAGGTCAGCCTCCCGGGCCGGTTCCTGGTGCTCGTCCCCGGCGGCCAGACCAGCGGCATCTCGCGCAAGCTCCCCGAGAACGAGCGCACCCGGCTCAAGACCCTCCTCAAGGAGGTCCTGCCCGAAAACACCGGCGTCATCGTGCGCACGGCCGCCGAGGGTGCCACCGAGGAGCAGCTGACGCGCGACGTCACCGCCCTGTCGGCGCGCTGGGAGGTCATCGAGGGCAAGGTGGCCGCCGGCAACGCCCCCGAGCTGCTGTACTCCGAGCCCGATCTGATGATCAAGGTCGTCCGTGACCTGTTCAACGAGGACTTCCACGGCCTGGTCGTCGAGGGCGATGACGCCTGGGACATGATCAAGGGCTACATCGACCACGTCGCCCCCGATCTGGCCGATCGGGTCAAGCGGTGGGACAACCCCGAGGTCGACGCCTTCACGTCGTACCGCCTCGACGAGCAGATCCACAAGGCGCTGGACCGCAAGGTCTTCCTGCCGTCGGGTGGCTCCCTGGTCATCGACCGCACCGAGGCCATGACCGTCGTCGACGTCAACACCGGCAAGTACACCGGCTCCGGAGGAAATCTGGAGGAGACGGTCACCAAGAACAACCTCGAGGCCGCGGAGGAGGTCGTCCGTCAGCTGCGGCTGCGCGACATCGGCGGCATCATCGTGGTCGACTTCATCGACATGGTGCTGGAGAGCAACCGCGACCTGGTGCTGCGACGCCTCGTCGAGTGCCTCGGCCGTGACCGCACCCGTCACCAGGTGGCAGAGGTCACCTCGCTGGGTCTGGTGCAGATGACCCGCAAGCGCATCGGCACCGGCCTGCTGGAGTCGTTCAGCCACGAGTGCGAGCACTGCCACGGTCGCGGCGTCGTCATCCAGGACGTCCCGGTCGAGCCCAAGCGCGACGAGCCCCGACGCGGATCGCGCGGCGGCCGCGGAGGCAACGGCGGCGGTGGACGTGGCACCAGCGGCAGCAACAACAACGGCGGCGGCAACCGTGGTGGCGGCCCGAAGCCGGAGGAGCCCAAGGCCGATCAGCCGAAGGCCGAGCAGCCGGCGGTCGAGCAGCCTGCTGTCGAGCAGCCCAAGGCGGAGGTTCCCAAGCCCGAGGTCCCGAAGCCTGCTGCCGTCGAGCAGTCGAAGCAGACGGAGCCGACGTCGCAGGACGCCCCGGTCGCGGCACCCGTCGCCCCGGCCGCCGAGGCGCCTGCCCCTGAACCGGCCGCGCAGCCCGAGGCCTCAGCACCCGCTGAGAAGCCCGCAACGACCCGACGGACCACGCGCAAGCGTGGCTCCGCCACCAAGCCCGCCGGTCCTCCGGCGCCCCCCGAGTCGCGCCCTTTAGACGGTGGTGGCAACGGGGGAGATGACCCCGTTTTGACCAGCGAGGGTCAGGCTCCGTAA
- the rplU gene encoding 50S ribosomal protein L21 gives MYAIVRSGGNQQKVAVGDVIEIDKVTQAEGESLSLPAVLFVDGEKVTADADSLAKITVTAEVLGLTKGPKIVIQKYKNKTGYKKRQGHRQKYTQVKITGIK, from the coding sequence GTGTACGCAATCGTGCGCAGTGGCGGCAACCAGCAGAAGGTTGCTGTCGGCGACGTCATCGAGATCGACAAGGTCACCCAGGCCGAAGGTGAGTCTCTCTCCCTTCCCGCCGTGCTGTTCGTTGACGGCGAGAAGGTGACGGCCGACGCCGACTCCCTGGCCAAGATCACCGTCACGGCTGAGGTTCTCGGCCTGACGAAGGGTCCCAAGATCGTGATCCAGAAGTACAAGAACAAGACCGGCTACAAGAAGCGTCAGGGTCACCGTCAGAAGTACACCCAGGTGAAGATCACCGGGATCAAGTAG
- the rpmA gene encoding 50S ribosomal protein L27 produces the protein MAHKKGAASTKNGRDSNAQRLGVKRFGGQLVNAGEIIVRQRGTHFHPGTNVGRGGDDTLFALSAGSVEFGRRRGRKVVNIVPADLVVASPAE, from the coding sequence ATGGCACACAAAAAGGGCGCAGCGTCCACCAAGAACGGCCGCGACTCCAATGCACAACGACTGGGTGTGAAGCGCTTCGGCGGTCAGCTCGTCAACGCCGGCGAGATCATCGTCCGTCAGCGTGGCACCCACTTCCACCCCGGCACCAACGTCGGTCGTGGCGGCGATGACACGCTCTTCGCGCTGTCCGCCGGTTCGGTCGAGTTCGGCCGTCGTCGTGGACGCAAGGTCGTCAACATCGTCCCGGCCGACCTCGTCGTCGCCAGCCCGGCCGAGTAG
- the obgE gene encoding GTPase ObgE, which produces MAVPSFVDKVTLHVAGGSGGDGVASVHREKFKPLGGPDGGNGGNGGSVILAVGADVTTLIDYHHEPHRRGTNGAPGAGSNRSGSNGEDLVLRVPDGTVVRDESGEVLADLIGPGTELVIAAGGRGGLGNAALASSKRKAPGFALKGEPGDERTITLELKVVADIGLIGFPSAGKSSLIASLSRARPKIADYPFTTLAPNLGVVTAGSTTFTVADVPGLIEGASEGRGLGHDFLRHVERCAALVHVIDCATVDPGRDPLTDLDVIEAELKAYSEATGSDLLDRPRLVALNKTDVPDAKQIAEFVRPELEERGLDVYEVSAASHAGLRELSFAMAEIVASRRAATPVAEVTRIVLRPKAEAGVGREFTITQVNGQWVVRGEKPRRWVRQTDFSNDEAVGFLADRLNRLGVEDELLKLGAAAGDDVVIGDEADAVVFDFDPQITAGAEVLGRRGEDLRIDQSDRRTNVQRREELAARRAFEAEQREARSQTREPDWSFPEDDPALDGDLGDEDKI; this is translated from the coding sequence GTGGCTGTCCCCAGCTTCGTCGACAAGGTGACGCTTCACGTCGCGGGAGGATCCGGTGGCGACGGCGTCGCATCGGTGCATCGCGAGAAGTTCAAGCCGCTCGGTGGTCCCGACGGCGGTAACGGCGGCAACGGCGGCAGTGTGATTCTTGCCGTCGGTGCCGATGTCACCACCCTGATCGACTACCACCACGAGCCGCATCGCCGCGGCACCAACGGCGCCCCCGGTGCCGGCAGCAACCGCAGCGGCAGCAATGGCGAGGACCTCGTCCTGCGCGTCCCCGACGGCACCGTCGTGCGGGACGAGTCCGGTGAGGTGCTGGCCGACCTGATCGGGCCCGGCACCGAGCTGGTCATCGCCGCCGGCGGCCGTGGCGGCCTCGGCAACGCCGCGCTCGCATCGTCCAAGCGCAAGGCCCCGGGCTTCGCCCTCAAGGGCGAGCCGGGCGACGAGCGCACGATCACCCTCGAGCTCAAGGTCGTCGCCGACATCGGTCTGATCGGCTTCCCGAGCGCGGGCAAGTCCAGCCTGATCGCCTCGCTGTCGCGCGCGCGTCCCAAGATCGCGGACTACCCGTTCACGACGCTCGCGCCCAACCTGGGCGTCGTCACGGCCGGCTCGACGACGTTCACGGTCGCCGACGTCCCCGGACTGATCGAGGGCGCCAGCGAAGGACGTGGCCTCGGCCACGACTTCCTGCGTCACGTCGAGCGCTGCGCCGCACTGGTGCACGTCATCGACTGCGCGACCGTCGACCCGGGCCGCGACCCGCTGACCGACCTCGACGTCATCGAGGCCGAGCTCAAGGCGTACTCCGAGGCCACCGGCAGCGACCTGCTGGACCGTCCGCGGCTCGTGGCGCTGAACAAGACCGACGTCCCCGATGCCAAGCAGATCGCCGAGTTCGTCCGTCCCGAGCTCGAGGAGCGGGGTCTGGACGTCTACGAGGTGTCGGCCGCGAGCCACGCCGGCCTGCGCGAGCTGTCGTTCGCGATGGCCGAGATCGTCGCATCGCGTCGCGCGGCGACGCCGGTCGCCGAGGTCACCCGCATCGTGCTGCGCCCCAAGGCCGAAGCCGGTGTCGGTCGTGAGTTCACGATCACCCAGGTCAACGGCCAGTGGGTCGTGCGCGGTGAGAAGCCCAGGCGCTGGGTGCGTCAGACCGACTTCAGCAATGACGAGGCCGTCGGCTTCCTCGCCGACCGGCTCAACCGGCTGGGTGTCGAGGACGAGCTGCTCAAGCTGGGTGCCGCCGCTGGCGACGACGTCGTCATCGGCGACGAGGCCGATGCGGTCGTGTTCGACTTCGACCCGCAGATCACCGCCGGTGCCGAGGTACTCGGACGCCGCGGCGAGGACCTGCGCATCGATCAGTCCGATCGCCGCACCAATGTGCAGCGCCGCGAGGAGCTCGCCGCCCGCAGGGCGTTCGAGGCCGAGCAGCGTGAGGCGCGGTCGCAGACCCGCGAGCCCGACTGGAGCTTCCCCGAGGACGATCCGGCGCTGGACGGAGACCTGGGCGACGAGGACAAGATCTAA
- the proB gene encoding glutamate 5-kinase produces MTRIVVKVGSSSLSSASGGLDGERVDALVDALAAARERGDEIVLVSSGAIAAGLAPLGLTRRPRDLATQQAAASVGQGALIARYAERFSSHGLVVGQVLLTADDVTRRSHYRNAFQTFARLLEFGVVPIVNENDTVATSEIRFGDNDRLAALVSHLVHADRLVLLSDVDGLYSGDPRLPDSHVISDVRGEDDLAALDIARPSASAIGTGGMVTKVEAARIATGAGIPVLLTSAAHAAAALEDGPVGTRFHATGRRRPTRLLWLAHASHTQGRVSLDAGAVRAVGLRKASLLPAGITAVSGTFSAGDPIDMVGPDGVVIARGIINYDSAELPELMGRSTHELAAELGAEYEREVVHRDDLILV; encoded by the coding sequence GTGACTCGCATCGTCGTCAAGGTCGGCTCGTCGTCGCTCAGCTCGGCGAGCGGCGGCCTCGACGGCGAGCGGGTCGACGCACTGGTCGATGCGCTCGCCGCAGCGCGTGAGCGGGGCGACGAGATCGTGCTGGTCAGCTCCGGCGCCATCGCCGCCGGGCTGGCGCCGTTGGGCCTGACCCGTCGACCCCGCGACCTCGCGACCCAGCAGGCGGCGGCCAGCGTCGGCCAGGGCGCGCTGATCGCCCGGTACGCGGAGCGGTTCTCCAGTCACGGCCTCGTGGTGGGCCAGGTGCTGCTGACCGCCGATGACGTGACCCGGCGCAGTCACTACCGCAATGCCTTCCAGACCTTCGCCCGGCTGCTCGAGTTCGGTGTGGTGCCGATCGTCAACGAGAACGACACCGTGGCCACCAGCGAGATCCGCTTCGGCGACAACGACCGGCTCGCGGCGCTGGTGTCGCACCTGGTCCACGCCGACCGCCTCGTGCTGCTGTCGGACGTCGACGGGCTGTACAGCGGAGATCCCCGGCTGCCGGACTCGCACGTCATCAGCGACGTCCGCGGCGAGGACGACCTGGCAGCCCTCGACATCGCGCGGCCCAGCGCGTCCGCGATCGGCACCGGCGGCATGGTCACGAAGGTCGAGGCCGCGCGGATCGCGACCGGCGCCGGCATCCCGGTGCTGCTGACCTCGGCGGCCCACGCCGCCGCTGCGCTCGAGGACGGTCCGGTCGGCACCCGGTTCCACGCCACCGGCCGCCGGCGCCCGACCCGGTTGCTGTGGCTGGCGCACGCGAGCCACACCCAGGGACGGGTGAGCCTGGACGCGGGCGCCGTGCGTGCCGTGGGGCTGCGCAAGGCCTCGCTGCTGCCCGCCGGCATCACCGCGGTGAGCGGGACGTTCTCGGCGGGGGACCCGATCGACATGGTCGGTCCCGATGGCGTCGTGATCGCCCGCGGCATCATCAACTACGACAGTGCCGAGCTGCCCGAGCTGATGGGCCGCTCCACGCACGAGCTCGCCGCCGAGCTGGGCGCGGAGTACGAGCGCGAGGTCGTCCACCGCGACGACCTGATCCTGGTCTGA